A genomic stretch from Telmatocola sphagniphila includes:
- a CDS encoding DUF11 domain-containing protein, translating to MGWVSHYSRAILLLAGLTSLAPAGFATAQNLNADPKKKDSATPIKGTIDFGGKPVRIEIRPKDSFFSTGTTQIFLATVYDDKHTPVKRCKVEWAVSGTGDITNTAEGTQGNTQTRNNIRYLTANTVSSETTQTVDGHSFVVRPGQTWIAIRSNVEGQTNITMDSPEMDRDGKRRSVKVIWVDAKWKLPVSINARIGTEAVLKATVVRMKDEQPLQGYVVRYRVIEGPSCQWVGSAYKSESGEGIAITDANGLAVIRLTQVSPTTTVNRLAIDIARPDPTNNSNVVLGKGEATVNWHSPDLSASVDAPKSAPIGEEFTTTLSVTNNGRAASQGVFIRLNLPAGVQVTSSSERATRDGNEILWSLPSVPAGKQSSLQLKLKGSQLGLIRPAFNVRSADNQTIDAFTDVLICKPSLQISLKGPETGVLDEALPFELTVKNAGNGAAEAVEYDVLVPPGLTAENGPNSLKQLIESLPAGESKIIPISLKAEKPGSYSVRASANSAGSQFTPSEPITVTIGNPQLSVSVKGPAMAFVNQPVEWVIHVENPSEVELTNVTLRAVLPPEVKFQNSDKDGKAANGAIEWTLGTAPKRQSLDVRVTGICTSVTSRAVLSATVSADPLVKREGVFRTASLSKALRAEASCPVALEVLGVPALHMEVSDSVDPVKVGNRTTYIIRIRNTGTLAATKLQLRGEVAANMKPVAAYGFRENDRGDISGQKVAFPVWDTLKPGDEIVFRVEAEAVTPGEARFKAELKSLSHSRAISVEEMTSVRPGSRTEFDTGRSDIRR from the coding sequence ATGGGCTGGGTCAGTCACTACTCTCGAGCAATTCTGTTGCTTGCCGGACTGACCTCGCTCGCGCCGGCCGGGTTTGCTACCGCCCAAAATCTCAATGCCGATCCCAAGAAAAAAGACTCGGCCACGCCGATCAAAGGCACCATCGACTTCGGGGGCAAACCGGTCCGGATCGAAATTCGACCCAAGGACAGTTTTTTCTCCACCGGTACCACGCAGATCTTTCTGGCGACGGTTTACGACGACAAGCACACTCCCGTCAAACGCTGTAAAGTGGAATGGGCCGTGTCAGGCACCGGCGATATCACCAATACGGCCGAAGGAACCCAGGGAAACACTCAGACTCGTAATAATATCCGCTATCTGACCGCCAACACGGTCAGCAGCGAAACGACCCAAACCGTGGATGGACACTCTTTTGTGGTCCGGCCCGGCCAGACCTGGATCGCGATCCGATCCAACGTCGAAGGGCAAACCAACATCACCATGGACAGTCCGGAAATGGACCGCGACGGCAAACGGCGTTCCGTGAAAGTGATCTGGGTCGACGCGAAGTGGAAATTGCCGGTGTCCATCAACGCCCGCATTGGCACCGAAGCGGTACTGAAGGCGACCGTCGTCCGCATGAAGGACGAGCAGCCCTTGCAGGGTTACGTGGTCCGGTATCGAGTGATAGAAGGTCCTTCCTGTCAGTGGGTCGGCTCGGCCTATAAATCGGAGTCGGGCGAAGGGATCGCCATCACCGATGCGAACGGCCTCGCCGTCATTCGCCTGACCCAGGTCAGCCCGACCACAACCGTCAATCGACTCGCCATCGATATTGCCCGGCCCGACCCGACGAACAACTCGAACGTTGTGCTCGGTAAGGGAGAAGCCACGGTGAACTGGCATTCACCAGATCTCTCGGCCTCGGTCGATGCTCCAAAGTCCGCGCCGATCGGCGAAGAATTTACCACGACTCTGTCTGTCACCAATAATGGTCGAGCGGCCAGCCAGGGAGTCTTTATCCGCTTGAATCTTCCGGCGGGCGTGCAAGTCACTTCGTCGAGCGAACGGGCCACCCGCGATGGCAACGAAATACTTTGGTCTTTGCCTTCGGTTCCAGCTGGTAAGCAGAGCTCGCTGCAATTGAAACTGAAGGGGAGCCAGCTCGGATTGATCAGACCGGCCTTCAACGTGCGGAGTGCCGACAATCAAACGATCGATGCCTTCACCGATGTGCTCATTTGTAAGCCTTCCTTACAGATTTCTCTCAAAGGTCCGGAGACGGGCGTATTGGACGAGGCGTTGCCGTTCGAGTTGACCGTCAAGAACGCCGGGAACGGAGCCGCCGAAGCAGTCGAGTACGACGTTCTGGTGCCGCCGGGACTGACGGCGGAGAACGGGCCGAATTCCCTCAAGCAACTGATTGAAAGTCTGCCGGCGGGGGAATCGAAGATCATTCCGATTTCCTTGAAAGCCGAGAAGCCGGGTAGCTATAGCGTGCGGGCCAGTGCGAACAGTGCGGGTAGCCAGTTTACGCCATCGGAACCGATAACCGTTACAATCGGCAATCCTCAGCTTTCGGTGTCCGTCAAGGGTCCGGCGATGGCATTCGTGAACCAGCCGGTGGAATGGGTGATCCATGTGGAAAATCCTTCCGAAGTGGAATTGACGAATGTAACGCTGCGGGCCGTGCTGCCTCCCGAGGTCAAATTTCAGAATTCCGATAAAGACGGCAAAGCCGCTAATGGCGCCATAGAGTGGACACTCGGCACAGCCCCCAAGAGACAATCGCTCGATGTTCGGGTTACAGGGATTTGTACATCCGTGACCTCTCGCGCCGTACTTTCCGCCACGGTTTCAGCGGACCCGCTTGTGAAACGGGAGGGAGTTTTCCGAACTGCTTCATTATCGAAAGCGCTACGGGCCGAGGCATCATGTCCAGTGGCTTTGGAAGTCCTCGGTGTACCGGCGCTGCACATGGAAGTTTCAGACTCGGTCGATCCGGTTAAGGTGGGAAATCGCACGACCTACATCATCCGCATTCGCAATACCGGTACTTTGGCAGCGACCAAGCTACAGCTCCGGGGCGAAGTGGCCGCGAATATGAAACCGGTGGCCGCGTATGGCTTCCGGGAGAATGATCGAGGCGATATCAGCGGACAGAAGGTGGCATTCCCTGTTTGGGACACCCTGAAACCCGGAGACGAGATTGTATTCCGTGTCGAAGCGGAGGCCGTTACGCCCGGCGAAGCCCGCTTCAAGGCCGAATTGAAGAGTCTATCCCATTCACGTGCCATTAGCGTGGAAGAGATGACCAGCGTTCGACCTGGCAGCCGGACCGAGTTCGATACTGGTCGATCGGATATTCGTCGTTGA
- a CDS encoding glycosyltransferase family 2 protein, which produces MRLIAASVVLNEIDIIEAFVRHNLSIVSKLLVIDNGSTDGTRQVLQSLVEEGLPLEVQDEPTVGYRNRLLFQNHLRKLAIANPEIEWFLPLDADEFLLAENAQELIPAQATPESPVALRWQSFASTSGDDAQEQNPVRRVRHRLVEEGWPWTKILLPRSLVLDETVKLLPGQHGVERNGQNLEPVFSDVQMAHFPIRSPGQYISKVVSHVLQKRAASELETAPGWIYRKPFQLLLDNPAAFMAYSHEASQRYALPDGLDFKPQLTENAFPYRGSELRYTPQVDDLSRGWLSVLRQAIRMADALRSCSVSQSNLSLTEQLQQMQTLLGERETFAWVEIQKREKLIAKLEAALKVQEFDLAECQRMRNSWTWKMGRLIIGPVSSLRRFTQRIQQYGMQKREQLREHRHWSNSPRVLIGAGGTSLPGWRTTDGDILDLRNRGHFANKWKPNSRAAFLAEHVWEHLTPVDAITAVNICFEFLKPGGRLRIAVPDGWHPDPGYIERVRPGGSGPGCDDHKVLFTYESLGKLLESAGFEVQLLEYWDENRHFHQAAWSAEDGPIRRSARTDSRNAHGQLNYTSLIVDAIKPLPRSRVNQLLDRLRRKWLSKFAPFTHAIGQIRS; this is translated from the coding sequence ATGCGATTGATCGCCGCTAGCGTCGTACTCAATGAGATTGACATTATCGAAGCGTTTGTGCGTCACAACCTTTCGATAGTTTCAAAACTCCTGGTTATCGACAATGGCAGCACAGACGGCACACGGCAAGTGCTGCAATCCCTCGTCGAGGAAGGCCTCCCCCTCGAAGTCCAGGATGAACCGACTGTCGGATACCGCAACCGCCTGCTGTTTCAAAACCACCTCCGCAAACTGGCTATCGCTAATCCGGAAATTGAATGGTTCCTGCCGCTGGATGCGGATGAATTTTTACTGGCAGAGAATGCCCAAGAGTTAATTCCCGCTCAAGCCACCCCCGAAAGCCCGGTGGCCCTCCGCTGGCAGAGCTTTGCAAGCACATCCGGAGATGACGCACAAGAACAAAATCCCGTCCGGCGCGTTCGACATCGCCTGGTCGAAGAAGGCTGGCCCTGGACCAAGATCCTCCTGCCTCGTTCGCTGGTTCTCGATGAAACGGTGAAACTGCTACCCGGTCAGCATGGCGTAGAGAGAAACGGGCAAAACCTCGAACCGGTCTTCTCAGACGTTCAGATGGCCCATTTTCCGATCCGCTCCCCCGGCCAGTATATCTCCAAGGTCGTTTCTCACGTTCTGCAGAAGCGGGCAGCCTCCGAACTGGAAACGGCCCCCGGTTGGATCTATCGCAAACCCTTTCAACTTCTACTCGACAATCCGGCCGCATTTATGGCTTATTCTCATGAAGCTTCGCAGAGATATGCCCTTCCGGACGGGCTCGATTTCAAGCCGCAACTGACCGAGAATGCTTTCCCCTATCGCGGTAGCGAATTGCGTTACACGCCGCAGGTAGACGACCTGTCGCGAGGCTGGCTCTCGGTTTTGAGGCAGGCGATTCGCATGGCCGACGCTCTGCGGTCCTGTTCAGTTTCTCAATCGAACCTGTCGCTGACGGAACAGCTCCAGCAGATGCAGACTTTGCTGGGAGAACGCGAGACCTTCGCCTGGGTCGAGATACAAAAGCGCGAAAAACTGATCGCCAAGCTGGAAGCCGCTTTGAAAGTTCAGGAGTTCGATTTGGCGGAATGTCAGCGAATGCGAAACTCCTGGACTTGGAAAATGGGACGGCTGATTATTGGACCGGTTTCTTCGCTCAGACGATTTACTCAGCGGATTCAGCAATACGGAATGCAAAAGCGGGAGCAGTTGCGGGAACACCGCCACTGGTCGAACAGCCCTCGAGTATTGATCGGCGCGGGAGGCACCTCCCTCCCCGGTTGGCGAACGACCGATGGCGACATATTGGATCTTCGGAATCGAGGACACTTCGCCAACAAGTGGAAGCCAAACAGCCGGGCGGCATTTCTTGCCGAACATGTCTGGGAGCATTTGACACCCGTCGACGCCATCACGGCGGTGAATATTTGCTTCGAATTTCTGAAACCGGGCGGCCGATTAAGAATCGCCGTTCCCGACGGATGGCATCCCGACCCCGGCTATATCGAACGAGTCCGGCCCGGCGGCAGCGGCCCCGGTTGCGACGATCACAAAGTCCTGTTTACGTATGAGAGTCTGGGTAAGCTGCTGGAGTCGGCGGGATTCGAAGTTCAGCTGCTCGAATACTGGGATGAAAACAGACACTTTCACCAGGCCGCTTGGTCGGCGGAAGATGGGCCCATCCGCCGCAGTGCCCGAACAGATTCGCGCAATGCTCATGGCCAGTTAAACTATACTTCACTGATCGTCGATGCGATCAAGCCACTACCACGGTCCCGCGTCAATCAATTACTCGATCGGCTCCGGCGCAAGTGGCTTTCCAAATTCGCGCCGTTTACCCACGCTATTGGACAAATAAGGTCCTGA
- a CDS encoding metal-dependent hydrolase codes for MSYTGHLLFSGSLGAVYGYLGYYHFHFAEQLAILAAVICTLGGLLPDLDKLGDESNSTIREIFSLAVALGSIMVIRRWQNLDLNNDPEKVILILAGAFLSVRYGFILLVKKLSVHRGMFHSIPAMIISGLVVYLAFRKPEQSHRYFLAIAMMIGFLSHLILDEVRGMNAAPVKSSGKSKASGVLSSAPGVGTALKLWSNSKWATTACYSILGSLGLMSNVDLGNTTLKGELTNIINFGKNVENKLNNINTGDTSTSTTSTDSSKSNSSNSNQTTSNSNSTNKPTIPATPTSRQKDPSGDPRIKGYDQYGDSSSSGGGSIRSLREGESPFRK; via the coding sequence ATGAGTTACACAGGACATCTTCTGTTTTCGGGTTCTCTGGGGGCGGTTTACGGTTACCTGGGCTATTACCACTTCCACTTTGCGGAACAGCTGGCCATTCTGGCCGCGGTAATCTGCACTTTGGGAGGATTGCTCCCCGATCTCGATAAGCTGGGAGATGAGTCGAATTCCACTATTCGCGAAATTTTCAGCCTCGCGGTAGCTCTCGGTTCGATAATGGTCATCCGGCGCTGGCAAAATCTGGATTTGAATAACGATCCCGAAAAAGTGATTCTCATTTTGGCCGGGGCCTTCCTGAGCGTCCGCTACGGCTTCATCCTGCTCGTCAAGAAACTAAGTGTCCATCGGGGAATGTTCCATTCCATCCCCGCCATGATCATTTCCGGGCTGGTGGTTTATCTCGCTTTTCGCAAGCCGGAACAGAGCCATCGCTATTTCCTGGCGATTGCCATGATGATTGGCTTCCTGTCGCACCTGATTCTCGATGAAGTGCGCGGCATGAACGCCGCCCCAGTCAAAAGTAGTGGCAAATCGAAAGCGAGCGGCGTTCTGTCCTCAGCTCCCGGCGTCGGCACCGCCCTGAAACTCTGGAGCAATTCCAAATGGGCCACCACCGCCTGTTATTCGATCCTCGGCAGCCTGGGGCTGATGAGTAATGTCGATCTGGGCAACACCACCCTGAAAGGGGAGCTGACCAACATCATCAATTTCGGAAAGAACGTAGAAAACAAACTCAATAACATCAACACCGGCGATACTTCTACCTCAACAACTTCGACTGATTCGAGCAAATCGAACTCCTCGAACAGTAATCAGACGACCTCAAATAGCAATTCCACCAACAAACCGACCATTCCGGCCACTCCCACGAGCCGACAAAAAGATCCCAGCGGTGATCCACGCATCAAGGGATACGACCAGTACGGCGACTCCTCGAGTTCCGGGGGCGGTTCGATCCGTTCCCTCCGGGAAGGGGAAAGCCCGTTTAGAAAATGA
- a CDS encoding helix-hairpin-helix domain-containing protein, which yields MTNDVIARRLQLEAREMDTRPEQFYSARALRRAAETILSCKESIQDLWESRGDDYLQQLPGIGERIAERIAGYIRFEKTLDQLKRMTAAVPSRN from the coding sequence ATGACGAACGACGTGATTGCACGCCGATTGCAACTGGAAGCCCGCGAAATGGATACTCGGCCGGAACAATTCTACAGCGCTCGCGCCTTGCGGCGGGCCGCGGAAACCATTCTTTCCTGCAAAGAATCGATTCAGGATCTTTGGGAAAGTCGCGGCGACGACTATCTGCAGCAGCTTCCCGGAATCGGCGAGCGGATTGCCGAGCGAATCGCCGGATATATCCGTTTCGAAAAAACTCTCGATCAACTGAAGCGTATGACAGCGGCAGTTCCGTCGAGGAATTAA
- a CDS encoding multiheme c-type cytochrome: MRSYLVGSWAPWLQSALAGLLIFGALGAIVYSALPPQMLRAQEKDDRKTNPFSTDPDDPFPMPPELKDVQLLKQTPEEQLAKSAGCIACHKNTGDPHGKATLRIGCTDCHGGDPSTTDKNRAHIAPKFPQFWPTSANPVRSYTLLNHESPEFIRFVNPGDFRIAHISCGTSGCHPQVVQTNRKQIMATGCMLWGAALYNNGTISNKRARYGEAYSMTGAPLRILNNPPPTPEEMTLGVVPFLEPLPRFEVGQPGNILRIFERGGRFKPEVGIPERLDDPGRTKVRLSERGLGTENRTDPGLVSLNKTRLFDPTLNFMGTNDHPGDYRSSGCSACHVIYANDRSPIHSGPYARFGNRGTTATFDPTIPKNEPGHPIEHRFTNAIPTSQCMVCHIHPGTTVMNSYPGYMWWDEETHARLMYPEKSKKLTPEDAIRYQMNNPDAASAKGNWSNPEFLNDITQLNGQMDKAQFADFHGHGWVFRAVFKRDIKGNLIDYQGVQVQQPTPHKLSEAINFPCMVKSFHEQNQFRDATQAVAAEDKLNQKRAGQPVHLMDIHLEKGMHCVDCHFTQDMHGNGKLHMEVRAASEIQCIDCHGTPQNFATLRTSGPASYTSSPEGGRNLLSLRTPFGKPRFEIEYLSDDKVNGPKRIYQNSNVEPNLRWEVVQTKDTIDPKHGRYNAKSALAKTVRFEGEQMVWGSMPSTGKCAHENKNMSCIACHSAWNPSCFGCHLPQKANVKMPQLHAEGEVSRNQSEYNFQTLRDDVFMLARDGDATKNRINPARSSCAVHVSSYNGLRESIYTLQQTISTEGFGGTAFSTNVPHTVRGRGVRETKQCTDCHLSLTNDNNAWMAQLLMQGTNIMNLIGKYAWVAAGEDGLMGVVVTERQEPQAVIGSSLQQVAFPEHFEEHLKRKGLLEHAHEHPGKDISQEITRPWKKPEILQVQARGEYLYAACGSAGVRVFDIAFIDNKGFSERITTAPVSPIGQKFYAQTKYATAVAAPTTVAVDPTRSHRPENKEGPIHPYFGYLYVTDLYDGLILVGAATTIDGNPANNFLKAETPFNPDGILKGAVNITIVGYYAYICCDAGLVVVSLEDPKNLKVTAVLDEKTIKKPKAVQVQFRYAYVCDEEGIKVLDATDLAHPVAKSMIRLPDVQNIYLGRSYAYVSAGSRGLVILDITNAEEPKVDQIYTANGAINDLHDVKVGVTYNSLFAYLADGKNGMRVLQLTSPDTPGNDGFAARPYPRLIATYRIPHGGHALNISKGLDRDRAVDEVGNQIGVFGRVGARPLNGEEMQKMYLKNGKPWYVTNDPSDAIYQKK; the protein is encoded by the coding sequence TGCGATCGTCTACTCTGCACTGCCTCCCCAGATGCTGCGCGCCCAGGAAAAAGACGACCGTAAGACAAATCCCTTTTCCACCGATCCGGACGATCCGTTCCCAATGCCGCCCGAACTCAAAGATGTGCAACTGCTGAAGCAGACTCCTGAAGAGCAGCTGGCCAAGAGCGCTGGTTGTATCGCCTGCCACAAGAACACTGGCGACCCGCACGGCAAAGCGACCTTGCGAATCGGCTGCACCGATTGTCACGGCGGTGACCCGAGTACTACCGATAAGAACCGGGCACATATTGCCCCGAAGTTTCCGCAGTTCTGGCCGACTTCCGCCAATCCGGTGCGCTCCTACACGCTCCTGAATCACGAATCGCCCGAGTTCATTCGCTTTGTGAACCCCGGCGATTTTCGTATAGCCCATATCAGCTGCGGCACTTCCGGCTGCCATCCGCAAGTGGTGCAAACTAACCGCAAACAGATCATGGCCACCGGTTGCATGCTGTGGGGGGCCGCGCTTTATAACAACGGCACGATTTCGAATAAGCGGGCCCGCTACGGCGAAGCCTACAGCATGACCGGCGCGCCGCTGCGAATCCTCAACAACCCGCCTCCGACGCCGGAAGAAATGACGCTGGGCGTGGTACCGTTCCTGGAGCCGTTGCCGCGCTTTGAAGTCGGTCAGCCCGGCAACATTCTTCGGATCTTCGAACGGGGTGGCCGGTTCAAGCCCGAAGTTGGCATTCCGGAACGACTCGACGATCCGGGCCGTACGAAAGTTCGACTGAGCGAGCGCGGACTGGGAACGGAAAATCGAACCGACCCCGGTCTGGTCAGCTTAAACAAGACCCGCTTGTTCGATCCCACCTTGAATTTCATGGGCACCAACGATCATCCGGGCGATTACCGCTCCAGTGGCTGCAGTGCCTGCCATGTGATTTACGCCAATGACCGTTCACCCATTCATTCCGGACCCTATGCCCGCTTCGGCAATCGGGGAACCACGGCGACGTTCGATCCGACGATTCCCAAGAATGAACCGGGCCATCCAATCGAGCATCGCTTTACCAATGCGATCCCGACCAGCCAGTGCATGGTCTGCCATATTCACCCGGGAACGACGGTGATGAATTCCTATCCCGGTTACATGTGGTGGGATGAAGAGACCCACGCCCGGCTGATGTATCCGGAGAAGTCGAAGAAGCTCACTCCGGAAGACGCGATTCGCTATCAGATGAACAATCCCGATGCGGCCTCCGCCAAGGGGAACTGGTCGAATCCGGAGTTCCTCAACGATATCACCCAGCTCAATGGTCAGATGGATAAGGCGCAGTTCGCCGATTTCCACGGTCACGGCTGGGTATTCCGGGCGGTTTTCAAGCGGGATATCAAGGGCAACTTGATCGACTATCAGGGGGTGCAGGTTCAGCAGCCGACGCCGCACAAACTGAGTGAGGCCATTAACTTTCCCTGCATGGTGAAAAGCTTCCACGAACAGAATCAGTTCCGCGATGCCACTCAGGCGGTGGCGGCCGAAGACAAGTTGAATCAGAAACGGGCCGGACAGCCGGTGCACCTGATGGATATTCACCTCGAGAAGGGCATGCACTGCGTCGATTGCCACTTCACGCAGGATATGCACGGCAACGGTAAGCTGCATATGGAAGTGCGGGCCGCTTCCGAAATTCAATGCATCGATTGCCACGGCACGCCCCAGAACTTTGCGACCCTGCGCACCAGCGGACCGGCTTCCTATACTTCCTCGCCTGAAGGGGGACGCAACCTGTTGAGTTTGCGAACGCCTTTTGGCAAGCCGCGCTTTGAGATTGAATATCTTTCGGACGACAAGGTGAATGGTCCGAAACGGATTTACCAGAACTCCAATGTGGAACCGAATCTGCGTTGGGAAGTCGTGCAGACCAAAGATACCATCGATCCCAAGCATGGCCGGTATAACGCCAAGTCGGCCCTGGCCAAGACGGTGCGCTTTGAAGGGGAGCAGATGGTCTGGGGCAGTATGCCGAGTACTGGAAAGTGCGCTCATGAAAATAAGAACATGAGTTGTATCGCCTGTCATAGTGCTTGGAATCCGAGCTGTTTCGGCTGCCATCTGCCGCAGAAAGCTAACGTCAAGATGCCGCAGTTGCACGCGGAAGGGGAAGTGTCCCGCAACCAGTCCGAATATAATTTCCAGACTTTGCGGGATGATGTGTTCATGCTGGCCCGGGATGGCGATGCCACCAAGAACCGCATCAACCCCGCTCGTTCCAGCTGTGCCGTTCACGTCAGCAGCTACAACGGCTTACGCGAATCGATTTATACCTTACAGCAGACGATCTCCACCGAAGGCTTTGGGGGCACTGCCTTTTCCACCAACGTGCCACATACCGTGCGCGGCCGGGGCGTTCGCGAAACTAAGCAGTGTACCGATTGCCATCTGTCGCTTACCAACGACAACAACGCCTGGATGGCCCAGCTGCTGATGCAGGGCACCAACATCATGAACCTGATCGGCAAATACGCCTGGGTGGCCGCCGGGGAAGATGGCTTGATGGGTGTGGTGGTCACGGAACGGCAGGAACCTCAAGCGGTCATCGGAAGTTCCTTGCAACAAGTGGCCTTCCCGGAGCACTTTGAGGAACACCTCAAACGCAAAGGCCTTCTGGAGCATGCTCACGAGCATCCCGGGAAAGATATATCGCAGGAAATTACCAGGCCCTGGAAGAAGCCGGAGATTCTGCAGGTGCAGGCTCGCGGCGAATACCTTTATGCCGCGTGCGGCAGTGCCGGGGTACGCGTCTTCGATATTGCATTCATCGACAATAAGGGCTTCTCGGAGAGGATTACCACTGCTCCGGTTTCACCCATCGGTCAAAAGTTCTACGCGCAGACCAAATACGCTACCGCCGTGGCTGCACCGACGACGGTGGCCGTGGATCCAACGCGATCGCATCGGCCAGAGAATAAGGAAGGGCCGATCCATCCCTACTTTGGCTATCTGTATGTCACCGATCTTTACGATGGCTTAATCCTCGTCGGGGCGGCCACTACCATTGATGGCAATCCCGCGAATAACTTCCTGAAAGCGGAAACACCTTTCAATCCGGATGGTATTCTGAAGGGCGCGGTGAACATTACCATCGTCGGCTACTACGCCTATATATGCTGCGATGCCGGTCTGGTGGTCGTTTCTCTGGAAGATCCCAAGAATTTGAAAGTCACGGCGGTGCTTGATGAGAAAACCATCAAGAAGCCGAAGGCCGTGCAGGTGCAGTTCCGTTATGCCTACGTCTGCGACGAGGAAGGCATCAAGGTATTGGATGCGACCGATCTGGCGCATCCGGTGGCCAAGTCGATGATTCGATTGCCCGACGTGCAGAACATTTATCTGGGCCGCTCTTATGCTTATGTCTCGGCCGGGAGCCGCGGGCTGGTGATTCTCGATATTACCAATGCCGAGGAGCCGAAGGTTGACCAGATTTACACGGCCAACGGGGCCATTAATGATTTACATGATGTGAAAGTGGGCGTGACCTATAATTCGCTGTTTGCCTATCTTGCCGATGGCAAAAACGGTATGCGGGTATTGCAATTAACCAGTCCGGACACCCCGGGAAATGATGGCTTTGCCGCCCGGCCCTACCCTCGGCTGATCGCTACTTACCGCATTCCGCACGGCGGACACGCTTTGAATATTTCGAAAGGTCTGGATCGCGACCGGGCGGTGGATGAAGTCGGCAATCAGATCGGCGTCTTTGGTCGGGTTGGGGCCCGTCCGCTGAACGGTGAAGAGATGCAGAAAATGTATCTCAAGAATGGCAAGCCGTGGTATGTCACTAATGATCCATCGGATGCGATTTATCAGAAGAAATGA